From the genome of Turicibacter faecis, one region includes:
- a CDS encoding zinc dependent phospholipase C family protein: MPSPIIHLDVLVKLCRLMNRPLSSALVLGVISPDAIHRRLKQTWADKAKTHFYEETSVSYEYALQEARQLLQDSPADFLMGYLIHLYTDYVWRDQVYAPYFHAYKDQMPKSLLYEHYYHDMDQLDRRVLSQATWIDEIRQRFMEIDSAEWAMPLLTSQELMGWKDKVLTQDLVNQRDLEALDVLSLNDVHRVCEDLLDQLVTFFEKT, from the coding sequence ATGCCATCCCCAATTATTCATTTGGATGTATTAGTAAAGCTTTGCCGCTTAATGAATCGGCCACTTTCATCTGCTCTGGTGCTTGGTGTGATTAGTCCGGATGCGATTCATAGACGTTTGAAACAAACATGGGCGGATAAGGCGAAAACGCATTTTTATGAAGAGACAAGCGTGAGTTATGAGTATGCATTGCAGGAGGCCCGCCAACTGCTTCAAGATTCGCCCGCTGATTTCTTAATGGGTTATTTGATTCATTTGTACACGGACTATGTATGGCGTGATCAGGTTTATGCCCCTTATTTTCATGCGTATAAAGATCAGATGCCAAAGTCACTGCTGTATGAACATTATTATCATGATATGGATCAGTTGGATCGACGTGTTTTATCTCAAGCAACGTGGATTGATGAAATTCGTCAACGGTTTATGGAAATCGATTCTGCCGAATGGGCGATGCCATTATTGACTTCACAGGAGCTAATGGGTTGGAAGGATAAGGTTTTAACCCAGGATTTAGTCAATCAACGAGACCTAGAAGCGCTCGATGTGCTTTCTTTGAATGACGTTCATCGTGTTTGCGAGGATCTTTTAGACCAATTAGTTACCTTTTTTGAAAAAACCTAA
- a CDS encoding ABC transporter substrate-binding protein, which yields MKKGLMMVVASLVLVLSACSKDNREKLYVYNVGEYIDPEVLKIFEDEFDCKVVYELYDSNETMYQKIKAGGTNYDVAFPSDYMIEKMIQEDLLIPLDYNLIPNFKYIDDKYKYLPYDPDNKYSVPYFWGTVGVLYDKTIVDGPVDSWSVLWDDAYKGNLFMYDSQRDSLMVALKLLGYSMNTQSIGELEEAKQLLIDQRPLVYAYVTDQVIDNMIAGNAALAVVYSGDATYIMDENEDMEYVIPKEGSNTWVDAMVIPKTAQNVELAHEFINFMQRPDIALLNTEYVMYSTPNTETLKMVEEEEWTQNDAYSPSEELLDSLPMETFRDPGEFIKQYDDIWTQVLAAPNRR from the coding sequence ATGAAAAAAGGATTGATGATGGTAGTCGCCTCACTTGTACTAGTGTTAAGTGCCTGTTCAAAGGATAACCGTGAGAAACTTTACGTGTATAATGTAGGGGAGTATATTGACCCTGAAGTATTAAAGATTTTTGAAGATGAATTTGACTGTAAGGTTGTTTATGAATTGTATGATTCAAATGAGACGATGTATCAAAAAATAAAAGCGGGTGGAACGAATTATGATGTTGCCTTTCCATCTGATTACATGATTGAAAAAATGATTCAAGAGGATTTATTAATTCCATTAGATTATAACTTGATTCCTAATTTTAAATATATTGATGATAAGTATAAGTATCTTCCGTATGATCCAGATAATAAATACTCTGTTCCTTATTTTTGGGGAACAGTGGGGGTTCTCTATGATAAAACAATTGTTGACGGACCAGTCGATTCATGGTCTGTGTTATGGGATGACGCGTATAAAGGAAACCTTTTTATGTATGACAGTCAACGTGACTCGTTAATGGTTGCACTAAAGCTTCTTGGTTATTCGATGAATACGCAAAGTATTGGGGAGTTAGAAGAGGCGAAGCAACTTTTAATTGATCAACGACCGCTCGTGTATGCCTATGTGACCGATCAGGTTATTGATAATATGATTGCTGGAAATGCTGCACTTGCGGTTGTTTACTCGGGAGATGCGACGTATATTATGGATGAAAATGAAGACATGGAGTATGTCATTCCAAAAGAGGGTTCTAATACTTGGGTAGATGCGATGGTTATTCCTAAAACAGCACAAAATGTTGAACTTGCTCACGAGTTTATAAATTTCATGCAACGTCCAGATATTGCGCTTTTAAATACGGAATATGTGATGTATTCAACACCAAATACAGAGACGTTAAAAATGGTGGAAGAGGAAGAGTGGACGCAAAACGACGCCTATAGTCCATCTGAGGAATTATTGGATTCATTACCAATGGAAACATTCCGTGATCCTGGAGAATTTATTAAACAGTACGATGATATATGGACTCAGGTTTTGGCCGCTCCGAATCGAAGATAA
- a CDS encoding NAD(P)/FAD-dependent oxidoreductase — protein sequence MKHYDVIVIGGGPAGLFTAIECAKKGQRIALLEKNKSCGRKLLMAGAGKCNITQAGDMAHFLTCYGENARFLKQALLAFSNEELLSFFRKRGLEFVTTDKGKVFPKSLKSQDVLRVLLSECERRGIEILYEQAVEEVLKNDETFMVRTSKECFESRVVVVATGGLSYPHTGSTGDGYVFAKRFGHKIIPTKPALTPLKVKNYEWSDLSGTSFEALSYTHWRGGKKLGAYQGDFLLTHSGVSGPGIINYSRYMQAGDVIKCNFVGADSIELFRSKLTKRLSEGKKTLVKTVVRDLPLTKRFADKVLELCGIGEELKCAELTKATRQKLLTTLTEYEMEVKELGGYHVAMVTTGGVSLKEIKPKTMESKKISNLYFVGEVLDIDGDTGGYNIQAAMSMAYLAAKAISEQ from the coding sequence TTGAAACATTATGATGTGATCGTGATAGGTGGCGGACCCGCTGGATTATTTACCGCTATTGAATGTGCTAAAAAAGGTCAGCGAATTGCCCTTTTAGAAAAAAATAAATCATGTGGTCGAAAACTGTTGATGGCCGGTGCTGGGAAATGTAATATTACACAAGCAGGAGATATGGCTCATTTTTTAACATGTTATGGTGAGAACGCCCGTTTTTTAAAGCAGGCGCTCCTCGCTTTTTCTAATGAGGAGTTGCTCTCCTTCTTTAGAAAAAGAGGATTAGAATTTGTGACGACGGACAAGGGAAAGGTTTTTCCAAAATCATTGAAATCGCAAGATGTGCTCCGTGTCTTGCTTTCTGAATGTGAGCGACGAGGGATTGAGATTCTTTATGAGCAAGCTGTCGAAGAGGTGTTAAAGAACGATGAGACTTTTATGGTGAGGACTTCAAAGGAGTGCTTTGAGAGTCGCGTCGTCGTTGTGGCAACGGGTGGGCTTAGTTATCCGCATACCGGTTCAACGGGAGATGGTTATGTCTTCGCGAAGCGATTTGGCCATAAAATCATTCCAACGAAACCGGCGTTAACGCCACTTAAAGTCAAGAATTATGAATGGTCTGATTTGTCAGGAACGTCGTTTGAAGCGTTATCATACACGCATTGGCGTGGAGGTAAGAAGTTAGGAGCTTATCAAGGGGACTTCTTATTGACGCATTCAGGGGTCTCAGGACCAGGCATTATTAATTACTCGCGTTATATGCAAGCGGGGGATGTGATTAAGTGTAACTTTGTTGGAGCCGATTCAATTGAGTTGTTTAGAAGCAAATTAACGAAACGATTAAGTGAAGGAAAGAAGACACTCGTAAAAACCGTGGTACGTGACCTTCCATTAACGAAGCGTTTTGCGGATAAAGTTCTTGAATTATGTGGAATAGGCGAAGAGCTGAAGTGTGCGGAGTTAACGAAAGCAACGCGACAAAAGTTATTGACAACACTCACCGAATATGAGATGGAAGTTAAGGAACTCGGTGGGTACCATGTGGCAATGGTGACAACGGGAGGGGTATCCCTTAAAGAAATTAAGCCAAAAACGATGGAGTCGAAAAAGATTAGCAATTTATACTTTGTCGGGGAAGTGCTAGATATTGACGGTGACACTGGTGGATATAATATTCAGGCAGCGATGTCGATGGCCTATTTGGCGGCAAAGGCCATTAGTGAACAGTAA
- a CDS encoding ECF-type riboflavin transporter substrate-binding protein — MKKTHSIKTVVAIGIGAAIFVVLSRFASIPSGIPNTSLETAYAVLALIAVLYGPLAGFATGFIGHFLKDVLIFGSPWFSWIIASAMIGLVLGLASRLLKIEDGYFGLKELILFNGAQIMANIVGWFLVAPTLDVLIYAEPLDKVYLQGMVAGCANMITVGILGSLLVNAYAKTRVKKGSLTMED; from the coding sequence ATGAAAAAAACTCATTCCATTAAAACCGTGGTTGCGATTGGGATTGGCGCGGCAATTTTTGTTGTGCTTTCTCGATTTGCATCCATCCCTTCAGGAATTCCAAATACAAGTTTAGAAACAGCTTATGCTGTTTTAGCATTGATTGCGGTGCTTTATGGTCCCCTTGCTGGTTTTGCGACGGGATTCATCGGCCATTTTTTAAAGGATGTTCTTATTTTTGGGTCCCCTTGGTTCAGTTGGATTATCGCCTCAGCGATGATTGGCCTAGTTCTTGGATTGGCATCCCGTTTGCTCAAAATTGAGGATGGTTATTTTGGGTTAAAAGAGCTAATCCTTTTTAATGGGGCGCAAATTATGGCTAATATTGTTGGGTGGTTTTTAGTCGCCCCAACGCTTGATGTACTTATTTATGCTGAACCTTTGGATAAAGTTTATCTACAAGGGATGGTAGCCGGATGTGCGAATATGATAACGGTTGGAATTTTAGGTTCGCTTTTAGTGAATGCTTATGCGAAGACGCGGGTAAAAAAGGGAAGTCTAACGATGGAAGATTAG
- a CDS encoding ABC transporter permease, whose translation MVNKWLSRFYLAIMFLFLYAPIAVLIVFSFNESKSSGKWTGFSLQWYEELLQDSQMQTALFYTVIVAVLATAISTIVGTFTSIGIFKLTKKTKAFVLNINYLPVISPDIVLAVALMMLFKTLKMKFGFTTMLLSHIMFCIPYVVLSVLPRLYAMNPNLAEAAMDLGATPMQAIRKVVIPEILPGIMAGALMAFTMSIDDFVISYFTAGNGVTNLSIEVYSMAKRGIRPTVNALATIMVSFILVSVLISNNLSIKKKREV comes from the coding sequence ATGGTAAATAAATGGTTATCACGCTTTTACTTAGCGATTATGTTTTTATTTTTATATGCACCGATTGCTGTTTTGATTGTGTTTTCATTTAATGAATCAAAGTCAAGTGGAAAATGGACGGGATTTTCATTGCAATGGTATGAGGAGTTGCTTCAAGACTCTCAAATGCAAACAGCCCTTTTCTATACTGTGATTGTTGCAGTGTTAGCGACGGCAATTTCAACAATTGTTGGGACCTTTACATCAATCGGAATTTTTAAGTTAACGAAGAAAACAAAAGCTTTTGTTTTAAATATTAACTATTTACCTGTTATTAGTCCGGATATTGTATTGGCCGTTGCGTTAATGATGTTATTTAAAACACTTAAAATGAAGTTTGGATTTACGACGATGTTACTTTCACACATTATGTTCTGTATTCCGTATGTGGTGTTATCTGTTCTCCCACGCCTTTACGCGATGAATCCTAATTTAGCAGAAGCAGCCATGGATTTAGGTGCGACACCGATGCAAGCGATTCGAAAGGTCGTTATTCCTGAAATTTTACCGGGAATTATGGCGGGTGCATTAATGGCATTTACGATGTCGATTGATGATTTTGTCATTAGTTATTTTACAGCAGGTAATGGTGTTACTAATTTATCAATTGAGGTTTATTCAATGGCGAAACGTGGAATTCGTCCGACGGTGAATGCGTTGGCAACTATTATGGTTAGCTTCATTCTTGTCTCGGTTTTAATTTCAAATAATTTATCGATTAAAAAGAAAAGGGAGGTTTAG
- a CDS encoding ABC transporter ATP-binding protein, producing the protein MKKPMIEFENFSFQYHVQSCPTLKHIQLTIYEGEKVLIVGPSGSGKSTLAHCINGLIPHVYRGETTGSFKIKGQNALTQSIFERSMVVGTVLQNPDDQFIGLTVGEDIAFKLENLNVNKKQMEQMVQQVAELVDVDTQLSASPHELSGGQKQRVTLAGVMVDDIDILLFDEPLASLDPATGVKTMALIEEIHQRTNKTIVMIEHRLEDVLSQKVDRIIVMNHGEIVGDLTPNQLLASPLLQEVMIREPLYISALKEAGCEIHESMNPQSLSTMDLTGCIDRLKDWFETTTAPIGREHSDVILSFNEVSFGYSPTHQVLNQVSFEIHRGEMVSLVGRNGAGKSTLSKLISGFYQPSSGHIWFKGEDLTQATIKERASKIGLVMQNPGQMISKTMVFDEVAFGLVARGVDQEEIKRRVYETLKICGLYPFRNWPISALSFGQKKRVSIAAILVLNPDILILDEPTAGQDLKHYTEIMEFLKTLNERGMTILMITHDMHLMLEYTTRALVMAEGRLIGDAPTYQVMSDPALIEAAHLKQTSLYELANATGVDPEAFIYKFITHEKGGR; encoded by the coding sequence ATGAAAAAACCGATGATTGAATTTGAAAATTTTAGCTTTCAGTACCATGTCCAATCATGTCCAACCCTTAAGCATATTCAGTTAACGATTTATGAAGGTGAAAAAGTCCTGATCGTTGGGCCATCGGGATCAGGAAAAAGTACGTTGGCTCATTGCATTAATGGGTTAATTCCTCATGTATACCGTGGAGAAACAACGGGATCTTTTAAAATTAAAGGACAAAATGCCCTTACGCAATCCATTTTTGAACGATCAATGGTTGTGGGAACGGTATTACAAAATCCAGATGACCAATTTATTGGGTTGACAGTCGGAGAAGATATTGCGTTTAAATTAGAAAATTTAAACGTCAATAAGAAACAAATGGAGCAAATGGTTCAACAAGTTGCTGAGCTTGTCGATGTAGATACTCAATTGTCAGCCTCTCCTCATGAACTTTCAGGAGGACAAAAGCAACGGGTGACGCTTGCTGGTGTGATGGTCGATGACATTGATATTTTATTATTTGATGAGCCGTTAGCGAGTCTAGATCCAGCAACTGGAGTGAAAACGATGGCCCTTATTGAGGAAATCCACCAACGAACAAATAAGACCATTGTCATGATTGAGCACCGGTTAGAAGATGTTCTTTCGCAGAAGGTTGATCGTATTATTGTGATGAATCATGGGGAAATTGTAGGAGATTTAACGCCTAATCAATTATTGGCTTCTCCTTTGCTTCAAGAGGTGATGATTCGAGAACCGCTTTATATAAGTGCGCTAAAAGAAGCAGGGTGTGAGATTCATGAATCGATGAATCCACAGTCTCTATCCACCATGGATTTAACGGGATGTATCGATCGATTAAAAGATTGGTTTGAAACAACAACAGCACCGATTGGGCGAGAGCATTCTGACGTTATTTTATCTTTTAATGAGGTAAGTTTTGGCTATTCACCGACCCATCAGGTGCTAAATCAAGTCTCATTTGAAATTCACCGTGGGGAAATGGTCAGTTTGGTTGGGCGAAATGGAGCAGGGAAATCGACCCTTTCTAAACTTATTAGTGGGTTCTACCAACCATCATCCGGTCACATTTGGTTTAAGGGCGAAGATTTAACCCAGGCGACGATTAAAGAACGTGCAAGTAAAATTGGTCTGGTGATGCAAAACCCTGGACAAATGATTTCAAAAACCATGGTTTTTGATGAGGTGGCATTTGGACTTGTCGCAAGAGGCGTTGATCAGGAGGAAATCAAGCGTCGAGTTTATGAGACATTAAAAATTTGTGGGTTGTATCCTTTCCGCAATTGGCCGATTTCCGCTTTGAGTTTCGGACAAAAGAAGCGGGTTAGTATTGCTGCAATTCTAGTCTTAAATCCAGATATTTTAATTTTGGATGAACCAACTGCTGGGCAAGACTTAAAGCATTACACTGAAATCATGGAATTTTTAAAAACGCTCAATGAGCGTGGAATGACGATTTTAATGATTACACATGATATGCATCTGATGCTTGAATATACAACCCGTGCGCTTGTGATGGCTGAGGGACGTTTAATTGGTGATGCACCCACTTATCAGGTGATGAGTGATCCGGCGTTAATAGAGGCGGCTCATTTAAAACAAACCTCTCTTTATGAATTGGCTAACGCGACTGGTGTCGATCCAGAAGCCTTTATTTATAAATTTATTACCCATGAGAAAGGAGGGAGATAA
- a CDS encoding TPR domain-containing glycosyltransferase, with protein sequence MENKPSVSLCMIVKNEESCLEKCLASMQDLVSEIIIVDTGSTDGTIEIAQKYHAVVETYKWQNDFSKARNYSLSLATQEWILVLDADEYLRESDRELFRKALEKKDVDSYYIKTLSFTQKNNSHSCVINLNHRLFRRSKGFYYTGAIHEQLVTKQVVNSQLSEIGFYHTGYLREVVSAKNKPLRNKAILEELLKQNPNSPFHQFNYANELAQLHQYDEAVEFYNKAYRSTSPRQGYMPKLMIFRINTLIANGQEREALAAANEGIKIYPRFTYLMFIKGTLEERLGFTTKAIRSYEACLTLGKPEAQFEFSSASEGLWPHLKLATLYERYGDYEMAIDHYKKYLMIDSSQYKILYSIASCLNRMGITGETLAHQLEAYLPQVQTSYQVLLIDLLMKQKCFEVANGYLKKSRPLEKSSQLVYLYGKNQFYLGNYEESDQYFKKYMALDCFNTVERYYYLMYLFTGHLDYSVETLPYAPVYHEIDNRLQGRGSESFGAEEFKTITYLIEELLLLSQMEWILRIEQVINPMLSLSQRLELAQIYSKYQAHDQVQAQLMTYFAQGGEPNLQVIQLLDRWQRK encoded by the coding sequence ATGGAAAATAAACCCTCTGTAAGTTTATGTATGATCGTTAAAAATGAGGAATCCTGCTTGGAAAAATGCTTAGCGAGTATGCAAGATTTGGTGAGCGAAATTATTATTGTCGATACGGGTTCGACCGATGGCACCATTGAAATTGCCCAAAAGTACCATGCTGTGGTGGAAACTTACAAGTGGCAAAATGATTTTTCTAAGGCCCGGAACTATTCGTTGTCTTTGGCAACTCAAGAGTGGATTCTTGTGTTAGATGCCGATGAGTATTTAAGAGAAAGTGATCGTGAATTGTTTCGGAAAGCACTTGAAAAAAAAGACGTCGATAGTTACTATATCAAAACCCTTAGTTTTACACAAAAAAATAATTCTCACAGTTGTGTGATTAATTTAAATCATCGGCTTTTCCGAAGAAGTAAAGGATTTTATTATACAGGGGCGATCCATGAACAGTTAGTGACCAAACAAGTGGTTAACTCACAGTTATCTGAAATAGGATTTTATCACACGGGGTACTTGAGAGAAGTGGTGAGTGCTAAAAATAAACCGTTACGAAATAAGGCGATTTTAGAGGAGTTATTAAAGCAGAATCCAAATAGTCCCTTTCATCAATTTAATTATGCCAATGAGTTAGCCCAACTCCATCAGTATGATGAAGCTGTTGAATTTTATAATAAGGCTTACCGCTCCACAAGTCCTCGCCAAGGCTATATGCCCAAATTAATGATTTTTAGAATCAATACACTTATTGCCAATGGTCAAGAAAGAGAGGCCCTCGCAGCTGCAAATGAAGGGATTAAGATTTATCCAAGGTTTACTTATCTCATGTTTATTAAAGGGACTCTTGAAGAACGCTTAGGATTTACTACGAAAGCTATTCGAAGTTATGAAGCTTGTTTGACCCTTGGAAAACCAGAGGCACAATTTGAGTTCTCTAGTGCTTCAGAGGGATTATGGCCGCACTTAAAACTGGCCACTCTCTATGAACGGTATGGGGATTATGAAATGGCCATTGATCATTATAAAAAATATTTAATGATTGATTCGAGTCAGTATAAAATCTTATACTCCATTGCATCGTGTTTAAATAGGATGGGGATAACGGGTGAAACTTTGGCTCATCAGCTAGAGGCCTACCTTCCGCAAGTTCAAACGAGTTATCAAGTCTTATTAATTGATTTGTTAATGAAACAAAAGTGTTTCGAAGTTGCGAATGGTTACCTAAAGAAAAGTCGTCCGCTAGAAAAAAGCTCGCAATTAGTTTATTTGTATGGGAAAAATCAATTTTACCTGGGAAACTATGAGGAGAGTGATCAATATTTTAAAAAATATATGGCATTAGATTGCTTTAATACGGTCGAACGTTACTATTATTTAATGTATTTATTTACGGGTCACTTAGATTATAGCGTGGAAACTCTCCCATATGCTCCGGTTTATCACGAAATTGATAATCGTCTTCAGGGGAGAGGGAGTGAATCCTTTGGGGCTGAGGAATTTAAAACGATCACATATCTGATTGAAGAATTGCTACTCCTTTCTCAGATGGAGTGGATTTTGCGAATAGAGCAAGTGATTAATCCGATGTTGTCATTAAGTCAACGGTTAGAACTTGCTCAAATTTATTCGAAATATCAAGCTCATGATCAAGTTCAGGCGCAGTTAATGACTTACTTCGCCCAAGGAGGAGAGCCGAATTTACAAGTGATTCAACTCCTTGATCGTTGGCAACGAAAATAA